The genomic interval GGCAATCCTGTTTGGCGTTAGCGCTAATCCCACCCCAGCAACCGATTTGTTTACGTTTTATATGTGAAATTATGGGCATATTGTCTTTTTTCCTGAAGAAAGCATATCTATATACTTGATAAACATTTCATTCATAACGATTGTTTACAAAAACTTCTAAAGATTTTGCGCACTAGCGTAAATTTTCCTCTGTGACAaccttttattaaaaatataaaaaaccaTACTTAACTTagcatttataaacatatatgtcAAGCagtaattttatcaaaaaagtaaatcttgataatatgtttaaaaacaccACCTCCCCCACATACATACAGTCGTTATTACACATTAAACGGAACTGTCAGCAATAATTGGATTTCTGATTATCCGGATACTGTGCTAGTATTTGGACGGTAATTCAGTATCAAAATGTTGGTATACAATTTAAAGAGTTGCATGCTAGTGTAATCCTTTTTTAAGGACACCACGTTGTTTGTGTCACTTTATTAAATCAACATACTTAAAAGGTGGCCTATCGAGACGTATTATAAACTTGCTTACATTTGTACATTTGTCAACAATAGTGATGCTTTGACACCACAGTTTTGTCGACAGAGTATTGCAACAACTAATATGTAAAAATCTATTATGCTTATGAAGTGTGTCGCAATATTTGATACTATATTGTGCTCTTGTAATTTTAACACAAAATCAAATGTCTCCTTTAAAAGCCGAAATTAAGGACATTTATCACACAGACGCAACCAATCAAACGCTTTACTGTAATTGATGATCATTGAATTTATTTTACAGCCATTCTCAGCTAGCTTGCAACATGAGACTGTTACTTGTAATGAATGTTTAGATAATTTTTGACTGCAACTATTTTCAATGAATTGTTTTTTACTTATCCATAACACAAGTTAGTGAATGCATaaatgaacaagatgtgtttgtgaaacactttgtccccgcatatatttggcctttgactttgaaggatgacattgacattgacttttcaccactcaaaatgtgcagctccatgagatacacatgcttgccaaatatcaagttgctatcttcaatattgcaaaagttatggccaatgttaaagtttgacgcaaacaaaccaaccgacagggcaaaaacaatatgtccaccagtatagactggggaacataaaaataacTATACGGCTTTGACTAGTTAAAACTAGGTCAGGTACCTGGTTACCATACACCAAGATATTCTAGTAGTAACGGGCAGATCGGGTGACCAGAAATCAAGATATACTAGTGCTTTGTATTATTTAAGGGTGCTTCAGgtgtacataaacaatatttaattacgCATAATCATGGCGATCGAATTCACGGTCATAAGTATCGAAATAACATAATACAcacacaagccacgagagtgatacaaactcttggaacaattgactagcgtaatattccttttattatatacaacaactaacgaaaacatttaacaaatgtattttttactttaacaaaactgacaaaacaattactaaaacggtacgccatagtttatttaagacgcgtatgaatacagtttatgtaagtTAACGTGTAAACATTGAACCaagaaaacacaggtttccgacacgcttatctaaatgccatcgttaatccaatttttatatcaattaagttgacaactttaatccgatgttaataacaaaaacgtttaaacgatatgcacttccacttctttcttccatgtctttatcgaaacttagtttaaaccacactattttattgtattcctatcgaaatatacattaatgcatgataaacacacactccaaaatacgtttttaacacatagtttactgctacaaaacaccacgtccgacatgtccttacggagtttagataaaactattgtgttctgtcacagaaatgacgtcacacgatgtgccacgtatttcgtaatataaaatagttctattttcggtgcgtgtaatgtgacgtcattaaatgggtcgaagtagtccggctagtatggtaatacggaattggaaacagcgagtagcgtaatacgggattttttatttcaacgattgatacaacctgtattttgtaaaaagcatttaataggtatataataaacgttatatattttaagttgtcACTATTCGCTCTAAATATGAAGATCAAATCTTCGATATCACTTTAATTCACGAAACCTTATGACTACAGTTTATTGTACCTGTACAATATATACATCGATCTTTACAATCTTATGAACTTCGAAGAATCCTTCGTTTGTTTATAAAGAATAGTGATAAGAACAATACCTATCAGTGTTTCGTATGAATTACCAAATGATGCTCTGGAAATTTCTTTCTATAATGTAATTGACTTAAAGGGGCCGgccaacagattggtaaattaacaaaatttaaaaaaaagttgtttcagattcgcaaattttcgtttttgttatgatattttttgaggaaatagtaatactgaccatttaccatgctcttaaatatcaattatatgcatcttttgacaatttgaaaacctgaaagtaataagcgtcgtgcgacgcgaaacgattgaataatttggaaagttctgttgttgtagttatattttgggaaactacgaggattgcttatataggtaaaaaatacatccgctctaagcatgagcatggatggtcgagtggtctaggcggagactttttacttcaggactccaggggtcagtggttcgagccctgttgagggttactttttttacttttttaaaattgtattattgttttttactggagatttttatgtcaaatgttcaaatttatcaatataaaggatttaatgacatgcttcaatacatgccaaaatctgcccCTTTAATATACCTCCACGAGTGATTCAAACTAGCCTGACTATTTCTTGAATTTATGTCATGTAGGCACATACATCCTAAACTCCATCTAATTCTTAGCTAACATAATCGTGTATTTCAGACTCGTTGAGATGGACAAGCTCCTTGCGGACCGGGAGCAGCGGCCGTCGGAACCTAGGCCCCATATGCTCAAGCGCTTCTTCGCCTCCGTCCCGGAAGCAGACCACAAATACATGCCGGTGCCAAAATCGTTTAGAAAAGCGCAAAACAAACCAATGCAAAAAGGTTACTTCGCTCGTGCATTAGATGTTATCTACAAACGAGTTCCCATAATTGAGTTCATAAAGACCTACGACATAAAGAAAAATGCCGTTGCGGACTTAGTAGCTGGTTTGGCTGTGACGGGTTTGCACTTTCCGCAAGGCCTGGCCTATGCCATCCTTGCTGGGCTACCCCCTGGGATTGGAATGGTCTCGACGATTCTGCCCGTTCTGATCTACATGATATTTGGATCCTCACCCCATACTTCTGTAGGCACGAACGCCATAACGTCGATCATGATTGGTGACATGCTTCTTGAGCCGAGCATGAAGGCTAGTATGTTAGTCGCGTCGTTAGGCGGGTCGCCTGATGTACAGCTTGTTATTAACAATTCGTTTGACACGACCGTTGGCACGAACATTTCAGAAGCTTCATACACTGTAAGCCCAGAGTCTACAAATGGGTACATGGACCAAAGGATTGCGCTTGTTTCCGGAGCAACATTGTATTGCGGTATAATCTTCCTCGTGATGGCTATTTTCCGCATGGGCTTCCTGGTGACATACTTGTCACAATCTTTTATGAGCGGTTTTACTACGGGAGTAGCCGTTCACATCTTTAGTAGCCAGATAGCGACAGCTCTTGGCTTGAAACTGCCACCAAGCGAAGGTTTTGGAAAACTGGTGAAATTGTACTACAATGTTTTTGCACATATTACATCAGTTCACGTTCCGGATCTGGTGGTGTCCCTCATATGCGTGGCAATTTTGATTGCTGTCAAAATAGGtataaacgaaaaatgtaaaTTACGAATTCCTATTCCCATTGACTTCATTTTACTTGTGGTGGTAACAATTATTTCCTATTTTGCGCAACTGCCATCGACATTCGATGTGAAATCGATAGGAGTCGTTGAAATCGGTTTCCACGTGCCAGTTATGCCGGCCGTATTTCCGTTCGGTCCGTTGATGCTGTACGCACTGCAGATATCTTTGGTAACGTTCTTTTTGAACATATCGGTTGTAAAAATTATCGCCAGACGGAACGGATACGAACTTAACGAGAACATTGAGCTCAATGCCTACGGAATGTGTAACATAATTCCCGCATTCTTTTCCATTCTTCCTGCCAGTGTTGCTCCACCAAGAGCCTCTTTGTTGTCCAGTATGGGAGCAAAATCAACAATGAACGGTTTATCCACATTCGGAATAATGCTGGCTTTAGTATTCTACTTTGGTCAATTTTTTCAATCCTGTCCGAAAGCTGTGTTGGCATCAATGATAATGGTCGCTATGAAAGATTTGCTAAAGCAGGTCACCTGTCTGCCAAAATTATGGAAAGTCAATAAAAACGATTTCACCACCTGGATATTCGCAGCCGTCGCGTGCATTTTCATAGACATTCCGTACGGGCTCGCTCTAGGCGTGCTGGTTTCTCTTCTGTCGGTGGTCAATCAGAGCCAGCGAGGCTGGGTGTCAATCCTT from Dreissena polymorpha isolate Duluth1 chromosome 1, UMN_Dpol_1.0, whole genome shotgun sequence carries:
- the LOC127860205 gene encoding sulfate transporter-like, whose protein sequence is MSASSSHQNRRKSVTWEIFRRLSANHVPETTGLVEMDKLLADREQRPSEPRPHMLKRFFASVPEADHKYMPVPKSFRKAQNKPMQKGYFARALDVIYKRVPIIEFIKTYDIKKNAVADLVAGLAVTGLHFPQGLAYAILAGLPPGIGMVSTILPVLIYMIFGSSPHTSVGTNAITSIMIGDMLLEPSMKASMLVASLGGSPDVQLVINNSFDTTVGTNISEASYTVSPESTNGYMDQRIALVSGATLYCGIIFLVMAIFRMGFLVTYLSQSFMSGFTTGVAVHIFSSQIATALGLKLPPSEGFGKLVKLYYNVFAHITSVHVPDLVVSLICVAILIAVKIGINEKCKLRIPIPIDFILLVVVTIISYFAQLPSTFDVKSIGVVEIGFHVPVMPAVFPFGPLMLYALQISLVTFFLNISVVKIIARRNGYELNENIELNAYGMCNIIPAFFSILPASVAPPRASLLSSMGAKSTMNGLSTFGIMLALVFYFGQFFQSCPKAVLASMIMVAMKDLLKQVTCLPKLWKVNKNDFTTWIFAAVACIFIDIPYGLALGVLVSLLSVVNQSQRGWVSILGKSDSEDVYMDSELYGAIHELPRIKIVRMEASLYFATAEQFRKNIYKIIEQDAEKYGDESEEEPKPENNTPRTKSAVTLDHLANHMLNGGIDESVEEVINGDGETQKLKNGNADHGADDDADDDSDQFSTKILIIDCIPFNFIDCTGLDMLKLVIFELKCVNIEVYLARCSKYMLRMLEVSDAYDGFPRENVFIDLPDAVEQARKMVEGKRYRPHHVHHIVEMHNERRHMSLHQIDTEYDEFIKRKSIFTHLA